A genome region from Eremothecium gossypii ATCC 10895 chromosome VII, complete sequence includes the following:
- the SEC1 gene encoding Sec1p (Syntenic homolog of Saccharomyces cerevisiae YDR164C (SEC1); 1-intron), which translates to MSDLIELQKNYVVSFLNSIETEHGIKFLVVDRVVDRLLECLFAERSELLKYVTAVDIIDSETRSGQASVDVVYMVSPTRYNINCIDADFSNVPPKYRRHHIRFLPGLDQGLAQYLHSRRNLSQFMVSLAEIKCGFYPREQQYFETIGIDQPLQVFFNAQCTDLIERNIRRTVHSLLNICIVTGEYPIVRYSEPNPEVSALSRPTLLAKKLAVEFQYELDNYARQHEDFPPANSRPRSIFIIASRALDLFSPLVHDFTYQSMAYDLVNEVNMTTDVFSYEAENEMGEREQKTSKLADLVDPDWLELKHQHIADASEYLNSKINEMIAKNPLLVDRSKVKTTTDLLSVVAHLKDFDEERRRITVHKTLIDQCLETSKQRNLVEASEVEQALCSFGLDIDGNKVKNFTDEFVNMLASTNASTTDKVRYIIEYALFRGGLIEPDLVKLLAFIGIEPNHKFYKHFMQLFKNFDFMGFQLIKPHVKDPPFKKEWAHSTLTNDPNIYQTSRFVPAVGNALSSVITNPLLLSEDSFPYVKDKPIELLDPGLQSSLQATTSVASLKNPRHKAAWAKTNSQSKIPKQRFFYYILGGITHVELKAASTQSHMKNKDVFIGSDSILTPLQFMQGVEKLSESRDHLRLKDDSTEPVEPPSFLFRRAPKSSPVNQPQRHHLPEQPRPQTSAVCSAPTPLEDAKEKDKRRHKFTKFLRK; encoded by the exons ATGTCAGACTTAATTgagctgcagaagaacT ATGTGGTGTCCTTTCTAAACAGCATCGAGACAGAACATGGAATTAAGTTTCTTGTGGTCGACCGGGTGGTCGATAGGCTGCTGGAGTGCCTCTTTGCAGAGCGCAGCGAATTGCTGAAGTATGTGACAGCAGTGGACATAATTGACTCCGAGACGCGGTCGGGGCAAGCGTCAGTAGACGTCGTGTACATGGTCAGTCCGACACGATACAACATCAACTGCATTGATGCGGACTTCAGTAACGTTCCGCCCAAGTATCGGAGGCATCACATCAGGTTTCTCCCCGGGTTAGACCAGGGGCTGGCGCAGTACCTACACTCGCGGCGGAACCTTTCGCAGTTTATGGTGTCGCTGGCGGAGATAAAGTGCGGATTCTACCCTCGCGAGCAGCAGTACTTTGAGACGATTGGGATTGATCAACCGCTACAGGTCTTTTTCAACGCTCAATGCACGGACCTGATCGAGAGAAACATACGCAGAACGGTCCACAGTCTCCTAAACATCTGTATTGTGACTGGAGAATACCCAATCGTCCGCTATTCGGAGCCGAATCCAGAAGTGTCCGCCTTAAGCCGGCCTACTCTGCTGGCGAAGAAACTCGCCGTGGAGTTTCAATATGAACTGGACAACTACGCGCGCCAGCACGAGGACTTCCCACCTGCGAATTCAAGGCCCCGGTCTATATTTATAATTGCGAGTCGTGCCCTTGACCTTTTCAGCCCTCTGGTGCATGATTTTACCTACCAGTCCATGGCTTACGATTTGGTAAATGAGGTGAACATGACAACGGACGTGTTCAGCTATGAGGCTGAGAACGAGATGGGAGAACGTGAGCAGAAGACATCCAAGCTTGCTGACCTGGTAGATCCGGACTGGCTTGAACTCAAGCATCAACATATCGCTGACGCAAGCGAATACCTGAACAGTAAGATAAATGAGATGATTGCAAAGAATCCACTTTTAGTGGACAGAAGTAAGGTGAAGACCACCACTGACTTATTAAGCGTTGTTGCGCACTTGAAGGATTTTGACGAAGAGAGAAGAAGGATAACAGTTCACAAAACTCTAATCGACCAATGCTTGGAGACATCAAAGCAGAGAAACCTGGTTGAAGCATCCGAAGTTGAGCAGGCTCTTTGTAGTTTCGGTCTCGACATCGACGGTAACAAGGTCAAGAATTTCACTGACGAGTTTGTAAACATGTTAGCAAGTACAAATGCGTCTACTACGGATAAGGTTCGTTATATCATAGAATATGCGCTTTTCCGTGGGGGATTGATCGAGCCTGACCTGGTTAAATTGTTGGCCTTCATTGGCATTGAACCTAACCACAAATTCTATAAACATTTCATGCAACTCTTCAAGAACTTTGACTTTATGGGCTTTCAATTAATAAAACCACACGTGAAGGACCCGCCATTTAAAAAGGAATGGGCACATAGCACACTGACTAACGATCCAAATATTTATCAAACTTCTAGATTTGTTCCTGCTGTTGGGAATGCCTTGTCCAGTGTCATCACCAATCCTCTTTTGCTAAGCGAAGATTCTTTCCCCTACGTCAAGGATAAGCCAATTGAATTACTGGATCCAGGTTTGCAATCAAGTTTACAGGCGACTACATCTGTAGCTTCTCTGAAAAATCCAAGACATAAGGCAGCCTGGGCCAAGACCAACTCTCAGTCAAAGATCCCGAAGCAACGCTTTTTCTATTACATTCTTGGTGGGATAACACATGTGGAGCTAAAAGCTGCTAGCACACAGTCACATATGAAGAATAAAGATGTCTTCATTGGTAGTGACTCTATACTAACGCCATTGCAATTCATGCAGGGGGTGGAAAAGCTATCTGAAAGCAGAGACCACTTAAGATTAAAAGACGATAGCACTGAGCCAGTTGAGCCGCCTAGTTTTCTGTTTAGAAGGGCTCCCAAATCATCCCCTGTCAATCAACCCCAAAGGCACCACCTACCTGAACAACCGCGGCCACAGACATCAGCGGTTTGTTCGGCCCCAACACCTTTGGAAGACGCGAAGGAAAAGGACAAGAGGCGTCACAAGTTTACTAAATTCCTGAGAAAATAA
- the RMP1 gene encoding Rmp1p (Syntenic homolog of Saccharomyces cerevisiae YLR145W (RMP1)), with the protein MSDKALRAGEDGTEIRNALRSLQQELRVIHILYHRNKNQHRVATWWKQLNSLKRSVSQVVTVTSKPVRTEADLEALAGLLRRFAVRQAPAMYYEFNGVIALGQFVTLGVVLVAALARVWALYGQLREALGLLPVRAAQAERECDVAPTEEIGEEVAVAVAASPPGAAALPGGKRIKKKSKSKRSAIDDIFG; encoded by the coding sequence ATGTCGGACAAGGCTTTGCGCGCTGGTGAGGATGGCACGGAGATCCGTAATGCGCTTCGCAGCCTACAGCAAGAGCTGCGAGTCATTCACATCCTGTATCACAGGAACAAGAACCAGCACCGCGTAGCTACATGGTGGAAGCAGCTCAATTCGCTTAAGCGCAGTGTGAGTCAGGTGGTTACAGTGACTAGTAAGCCGGTGCGCACAGAGGCAGATCTGGAGGCGCTGGCAGGGTTGTTGCGGCGGTTTGCGGTGCGGCAGGCGCCGGCGATGTACTACGAGTTTAACGGCGTGATTGCGCTAGGACAATTCGTGACGCTGGGAGTGGTGCTGGTGGCAGCGCTTGCGCGCGTTTGGGCACTGTACGGGCAGCTGCGTGAGGCTCTCGGGCTACTGCCAGTGCGGGCGGCACAGGCGGAGCGCGAGTGCGACGTTGCACCTACTGAAGAGATCGGTGAAGAGGTGGCTgtggcggtggcggcgtcgccgcccggcgcagccgcgcTGCCTGGCGGCAAGCGAATCAAGAAGAAAAGCAAGAGCAAACGTTCTGCGATCGACGACATTTTCGGCTGA
- the ACF2 gene encoding endo-1,3(4)-beta-glucanase (Syntenic homolog of Saccharomyces cerevisiae YLR144C (ACF2)) translates to MWHWIPANTGHYSRPAIPPPYVRYDMGNVTAPHRRNEYVPPIPPRNYATPPPLPPRPRDDFTNADTSTAKNDMSNLFSAPLSTDAPLSEFKRVQHEVKLLPGVHKDDKPVPTNKFYANMLVADQTLPIWTQPYSLWLDQEKSYVGMAISQIRADQRVFDTHNKPPRFFFAPRGIRSFVFSATEFNSSNAASLDMRDLKHLSAQARLAKSDHEYIQFPLVQGMGFVTAIYYNLVPKLYSPVGFRSIQGQTSPRSGINKYRVQLHDNVTWTLYVSVPQGQSLTLSLQNGAIVGDKGVNGCVFQIVSSTEDAIDRAAGCYPVDGSLTGSIDGSNGTYTLTYSTRGSSNGGTTLMYALPHHVEYATGKTTGKINSTLASTVLGNMQGYLTNVIEAKVPIASGLSFDPFTTIPDKMGPQYSDSVKQKIREAADKEVNNDVSRESDLDSMYYSGKILLKYAWILYVCQYILHDGDKVSKLMPKLKDAIQRFISNRQQLPLNYDTTWNGIISSGTIYQDFGNPYYNDHHFHYGYHVAAAAILAKVDADAGDGKWLAANKSWVENLIRDYANPHEDDKYFPVFRSFDWFTGHSWAKGVFESGDGKDQESSSEDVNAAYALKLWGQVTNNSKLAGIGDLMIGILRTSLNHYFLYLDDNRTMPAAFIKNKVSGILFDNKVDHATYFGAEPQYIHMIHAIPIIPASSFVRSPKFVREEWDQKLSSIVDEVDDGWKGLLMLNLALTDPQASYKFFSDNSFQDKYLDNGQSRTWSLAYSGAFL, encoded by the coding sequence ATGTGGCATTGGATACCGGCGAATACAGGGCATTACAGTAGGCCAGCGATTCCGCCTCCGTACGTGCGCTATGATATGGGAAACGTTACAGCGCCTCATCGGAGGAACGAGTATGTGCCGCCCATCCCGCCCCGCAACTATGCGaccccgccgccgctgcctCCAAGACCTAGGGACGATTTTACTAACGCTGATACCTCAACAGCTAAAAACGACATGTCGAACCTATTTTCTGCCCCTCTATCTACTGATGCCCCTCTCAGCGAGTTTAAGCGGGTGCAGCACGAAGTGAAACTACTTCCCGGTGTACATAAGGACGATAAGCCAGTGCCTACCAACAAGTTCTATGCGAACATGCTTGTAGCGGACCAAACGCTTCCGATCTGGACGCAGCCCTACTCACTCTGGTTGGACCAGGAGAAGTCTTACGTGGGAATGGCGATTTCGCAGATCAGGGCTGATCAACGTGTCTTTGACACGCACAACAAGCCTCCGCGGTTCTTCTTTGCCCCACGTGGGATTAGATCCTTTGTGTTCAGTGCCACTGAGTTCAACTCTTCAAATGCGGCGAGCTTGGACATGCGCGACTTGAAGCACTTATCTGCTCAGGCCCGGCTAGCCAAATCTGATCATGAGTATATCCAGTTTCCGCTAGTCCAGGGTATGGGGTTTGTTACCGCCATCTATTACAATCTAGTTCCAAAGCTATATTCGCCTGTGGGATTTAGGTCCATACAAGGCCAGACGTCACCACGCAGTGGGATAAACAAATACCGGGTGCAGCTACATGACAATGTTACCTGGACGCTCTATGTGTCTGTTCCACAGGGCCAGTCCCTAACATTGTCGCTACAGAATGGTGCCATCGTCGGTGACAAGGGTGTTAACGGATGTGTCTTCCAGATCGTATCCAGCACCGAAGATGCCATCGATCGTGCAGCTGGCTGCTATCCAGTTGATGGCTCCTTGACTGGATCTATCGACGGATCGAACGGTACTTACACTTTGACGTACAGCACACGCGGTTCGTCAAACGGTGGTACCACGTTGATGTATGCGTTGCCCCACCACGTGGAATATGCGACCGGCAAAACCACTGGCAAGATAAACTCCACCCTAGCCTCCACTGTGCTTGGAAACATGCAAGGTTATTTGACGAATGTTATTGAGGCCAAGGTGCCAATTGCGTCAGGCTTGAGTTTTGACCCTTTCACAACCATTCCAGACAAAATGGGCCCACAGTACTCGGATAGTGTAAAGCAAAAAATTCGCGAAGCAGCTGACAAGGAGGTCAACAACGATGTATCTAGAGAATCGGACCTTGACTCCATGTATTACTCTGGCAAAATTCTATTGAAATACGCATGGATTTTGTATGTCTGTCAGTATATTTTACATGACGGCGATAAAGTGTCAAAGCTAATGCCAAAATTGAAGGATGCCATTCAGCGCTTCATCTCTAACAGACAACAATTGCCTTTGAACTACGATACCACCTGGAACGGTATAATATCTTCTGGTACAATCTACCAAGATTTTGGTAATCCCTACTACAACGATCACCACTTCCACTATGGATACCACGTCGCTGCGGCTGCCATCTTGGCCAAGGTCGACGCCGATGCTGGCGACGGTAAATGGCTAGCTGCAAACAAGAGCTGGGTGGAAAACTTAATCAGGGACTACGCTAATCCTCACGAGGATGACAAGTACTTCCCAGTGTTCCGTTCTTTCGACTGGTTTACAGGCCACTCTTGGGCAAAGGGTGTCTTCGAGAGTGGTGACGGTAAGGACCAAGAGTCTAGCTCCGAAGATGTCAATGCTGCCTATGCCCTCAAGCTTTGGGGCCAGGTGACTAACAACAGCAAGCTAGCCGGGATCGGCGACTTGATGATCGGTATTTTGCGCACGTCTCTGAACCATTACTTCCTCTACCTAGATGACAACAGAACGATGCCTGCCGCCTTCATAAAGAACAAGGTCAGCGGGATTCTCTTCGACAACAAGGTCGACCACGCCACCTACTTCGGCGCGGAACCCCAGTACATCCACATGATCCACGCTATCCCTATCATCCCCGCGTCGTCCTTTGTCCGCTCACCTAAATTTGTCCGCGAAGAGTGGGACCAGAAATTGTCCTCGATCGTTGACGAAGTAGATGATGGCTGGAAAGGTCTCTTGATGCTCAATCTCGCCTTGACCGATCCACAGGCTTCTTACAAGTTCTTCAGTGACAACAGCTTCCAGGATAAGTACTTGGACAACGGACAGAGCAGAACCTGGTCCCTAGCGTACTCCGGTGCCTTCTTATAA
- the TRM82 gene encoding Trm82p (Syntenic homolog of Saccharomyces cerevisiae YDR165W (TRM82)) — protein MIHPIQFTLTNHDGTLLFCVIKNTIFAYKTNGEDGHLDLAGEWVDDYDSAELIKAKVEKEQQRRLAENAAKKLKTNEGEAIERPGNQRRVPLPGKDPKVPVPGPGAPPVYQYIRCLQLSHDEKMLVACTDSDKAAVFFRIELHKDNCLTLFKRQPFPKRPNAVTFADDDAKLLLADKFGDVYAVDSVGEPEKKDPEPILGHVSMLTDIALVTDTKKSYVITADRDEHIKISHYPQSFVIDKWLFGHKEFVSSLCVPEWQSSMLFSAGGDSFIATWDWQKGLLMSSFDYSTIVEPHLTDAHLPPARFLANDGSDRREASISKLLTFKDLPYLVAVPEMTKIVLLLQWDATSGELILSQTLALPLNVVSATVTSANHKLILSLDNREQPGKNFVKIFTLENGKFEEEQAASSSVDEAIVRNLSERPEVQTTVDDIYPLYHVSQLRKRGEHYS, from the coding sequence ATGATCCATCCGATACAGTTCACATTGACCAACCATGATGGTACTCTGCTTTTCTGCGTAATCAAGAACACTATTTTTGCCTACAAGACCAACGGCGAGGATGGACATCTAGATCTTGCGGGGGAGTGGGTAGACGACTACGACAGCGCAGAGCTGATTAAAGCGAAAGTGGagaaggagcagcagcggagACTAGCAGAGAATGCAGCCAAGAAACTCAAGACAAACGAAGGCGAAGCGATCGAACGTCCGGGGAACCAGCGCCGGGTTCCACTGCCAGGCAAGGATCCCAAGGTGCCCGTGCCGGGCCCTGGCGCGCCGCCCGTGTACCAATACATCCGTTGTCTGCAGCTGTCGCACGATGAAAAGATGTTGGTGGCGTGCACGGATTCTGACAAGGCGGCGGTATTTTTTAGGATAGAGCTGCACAAAGACAACTGCTTGACATTGTTCAAGCGTCAGCCCTTCCCCAAGAGACCCAACGCAGTCACATTTGCAGATGACGATGCAAAATTGCTTCTCGCAGATAAATTCGGTGACGTATATGCTGTTGATAGTGTGGGAGAACCGGAGAAGAAAGACCCGGAACCGATATTGGGCCACGTTTCGATGCTGACAGATATCGCTCTTGTGACTGACACAAAAAAGAGCTATGTTATTACCGCGGACCGTGATGAACACATCAAGATATCGCACTACCCGCAAAGTTTTGTGATCGATAAGTGGCTCTTCGGGCACAAGGAGTTTGTCTCATCCCTTTGCGTGCCTGAGTGGCAGTCTAGCATGCTGTTTAGCGCCGGCGGTGACAGCTTTATTGCCACGTGGGACTGGCAAAAGGGCCTGTTAATGTCTTCCTTTGACTACAGCACTATCGTGGAGCCACACCTAACCGACGCACACTTGCCGCCAGCCCGTTTCCTGGCCAACGATGGCTCCGACCGCCGTGAAGCTTCTATCTCCAAGCTACTGACCTTCAAGGACCTCCCATACCTTGTTGCTGTCCCTGAGATGACTAAAATCGTGCTACTGTTACAGTGGGATGCTACCAGCGGTGAGCTGATACTCTCACAAACCTTGGCGCTGCCTCTGAATGTGGTCTCGGCCACAGTCACGTCGGCGAACCACAAACTCATATTATCACTTGATAATCGTGAACAGCCAGGAAAGAACTTTGTTAAGATTTTTACTCTTGAGAATGGCAAGTTTGAAGAGGAGCAGGCTGCGTCTTCCTCTGTTGATGAAGCGATTGTTCGGAACCTATCAGAAAGACCCGAGGTACAGACAACTGTCGATGACATCTACCCATTATACCATGTTTCCCAGCTTAGAAAGCGTGGGGAACACTACTCTTAA